Part of the Methylovirgula sp. 4M-Z18 genome is shown below.
CGGTCGCACCGCCACACGGTTACACCGGGAGAAATTGCGATCGGTGTGATCATTGGTCGCACGTCGGAATATTTCGACTTTTTTGTCTATGCTATTGCCTCGGTTCTGGTGTTCCCAAAACTGATTTTCACCAATCTCGATGCGTTGCACGGAACGATCTATTCCTTCGCGATTTTCGCGCTCGCCTTCATCGCACGCCCGTTCGGGTCGATCATCTTCACCGCAATCGATCGCCAATTCGGCCGCACGTCCAAACTGACCATCGCGCTCTTCATGCTGGGCGGCTCGACCGCGGCGATCGCCTTCCTGCCGGGTTATGAGCAGATCGGCAATTGGTCGGCCATCCTTCTTTCGATCCTGCGCGTCGGCCAAGGCCTCGCGCTCGGCGGCAGTTGGGATGGCCTGCCCTCATTGCTGAATCTCAGCGCCCCAGTCGAAAAGCGCGGATCCTACGCGATGATTCCGCAGCTTGGCGCGCCTCTCGGACTGATCGTCGCAAGTGGACTTTTCGCCTATTTCCTTGGGAGTCTCGGACTATCGGATTTCCTTGACTGGGGGTGGCGCTACCCGTTCTTCGTCGCCTTCGCCATCAATGTGGTGGCGCTGTTCTCGCGCCTGCGCATCGTCGCAACGCCGGAATACGAGGAGCTTTTCGCCAGTCAGGAGCTGCAACCCTCACCGATTGGCGAAACCATCCGCCAGCAAGGCTTCACCATCTGGCTGGGGGCGTTCGCGCCGCTCGCCAGCTTCGCTCTGTTCCATATGGTGACGTTGTTTCCCTTGTCATGGGTGTTCATCTTCACCAAGCAGGAACCGGTGCGCTTTCTCGTGATCGAGATGATCACGGCGTTATTGGGTGTGATCGCAATCATCGCCTCGGGCCCGATCGCCAACCGGATCGGGCGGCGCATGCTGCTCGTGGTCAGCGCCATCGCGATTGGCTTCTACAGCGGCTATGCACCGCAGTTTCTCGATCGCGGCGAGATCGGCCAGATCGTTTACATGGCCGTCGGCTTCGTCCTGCTTGGTATCTCCTTCGGCCAATCGTCGGGTGCGGTGGCCTCTGCCTTTCCGATCAATTACCGCTACACCGGCTCCGCTTTGACAGCGGACCTTGCCTGGATGTTTGGCGCCGGATTTGCGCCCGTTGTTGCGCTGGTGCTCACGGATAAGCTCGGCCTGCCGGCCGCAGGTGGCTATTTGCTTTCAGGTGCGTTGTGGACGCTCCTGGCGCTCTGGGTGCAAAAAACTTTGGAGGATCGGGCGCAATAAAGCTCGCCGAAACGCGCGCGCCAGAAATAACGCATCCTGAGCGGAATGGGTCAGAGCATTTTCCAGAAAAGTTGCGCAACTTTTCGGTCAAGAACCGGCGGTCCGCGCAGCGAAAATGCGACCAAACAGGGAAATAGAGCAATTTTGCGATTCTGAAAGAACGCAAAATTGCTCTAGAATCTTCAAAGCATCACGCGAATTCTTTCCGAATATTGAACGTCCCGCGGACGCCGACATCCTGATAATGATCGCTCAAGAAGCGCTCGCCCGCCGCACGGCCGATATCGCGCAGCCGTCGTAGAAAATCATATTCGGCATTCATCTTCGTATCGGCACCGAATTTGTTCAATTCGTCATGCGCCTCGATCCGATGCATCCGAATTTTCTTGTAATGCGTGCCGGTCAGGCGCCCCTCATCGATCAGGCGGCCGACGAAGTCGATCGCGCGAAGCTCTAGCAGAAGCGGCGCATTGAACGTGATTTCGTTCATCCGCTCCATGATGTCGTGTGACGATTCGGGAAGCTGGTGACGCTCGACCGGATTGACCTGAATGAGAATGATATCGAGCGTCTCGGTCTCGGCAAAGAACGGATAAAGCACCGGATTGCCACCGAAGCCACCGTCCCAATAGGGCTCGCCATCGATCATCACGGATTTATAGACAGTCGGCAGACAGGCGGAGGCCATCACCATGTCGAGGGTCAATTCTTCGCGCCGAAAAACGCGCACCTTGCCGGTATAGACATTGGTGGCGGCGATGAAGAGCTTGAGATGATCGGTCTTGCGCACCGCCTCAAAGTCGATTTCGCGTTCCACCACGTCGCGCAGCGGATTGAGGTCGAACGGATTGAGCTGATAGGGCGAAAAATAATTGGTCAGATTGCCGAACCAATTGATCCCCGTCATCGGCCCGCCGAACATTGACATCCAGGCATCGAGATATGTCCGTTGGCGCCGCGAGAAGGCGCCGTCCGTGCTGATCGCCCGCCAGAAGCGCTTGAGCTGATCGCGGGCCGCCTGCGTGCCCTCGCGCATGCCGTCCGCCAAGCAAACGGCATTCATCGCGCCCGCACTGGTACCGCTGATCCCTTCGAATTTGATTCGCCCGTCGGCGAGCAGCGCATCGAGCACGCCCCAGGTGAAGGCGCCGTGGGCGCCTCCCCCTTGCAGAGCAACGTTGACATGCTTCACGCCCGGCTCGCTCGGCGTGTTCTGCGGTGCCTTGGCCATCACTCAGCCGTCCAGCCGCCGTCGATCGACAGATTGGCGCCGGTGATGTTGGCGGCGGCATCCGAGCACAAAAACACGCACAGGCCAGCGACCTGCTCGACGGTGACGAATTGCTTGGTCGGCTGGGCGGCGAGCAGCACATCATTCATGACCTGCTCCTTGGTCATGTGGCGCGCTTCCATCGTCTCGGGAATCTGCTTTTCCACCAGCGGCGTCCAAACATAGCCGGGCGAGATGCAATTGGCGGTCACGCCGTCCTTGGCGACTTCGAGCGCCACGGTCTTGGTCAGACCGTCAAGCCCGTGCTTGGCCGACACATAGGCGGATTTGAACGGCGAGGCGACTTTCGAATGGGCCGATGCGGTATTGATAATCCGGCCCCACTTGCGGCTGCGCATGCCCGGCACGGCGGCCTGAATAGCATGGAACGCGGCGGTGAGGTTGATCGCGATGATCTGGTCCCACTTGTCAGCCGGGAAACTTTCAATCGGCGAAACGAACTGAATGCCGGCATTGTTGACCAGCACGTCGACCGAGCCGAATTTGGCCTCCGCATCCGTGATCATGCCGTGAATTTCGTCGGCTTTTAGCATATTGGCCGCGGAATAGGAGCAAAGGACGCCGAAGTCCTTTTCGATCTTGGCGCGCTCGGTCTCGATCGCGTCGGCATCGCCAAGGCCATTGATCACGATATTTGCGCCTTCTGCAGCAAATGCGCGCGCGATGGCAAGACCAATGCCGGAGGTGGAACCGGTCACAACGGCAGTACGGGACTTGAGCGTCATGCAGTATCTCCAAAGAAACGGCCGGAGTGAAAACGCCGGACAGAGGATAGAAGGTTCTATATCGCGCCGCACAAGAAGGCGACAACCTTTCGAATTGTGACCGATTTTTCATAAAGCGAATATGACATGGTGGGGAAGGTCGGCTGCGGCCAAAACGAAGGCCGCAGCGGACACATTATAAACGAGAGGACCCCCTTCCCAGATGGCCCCGCCTCACAAAAGGATCAAAAATTCCAATATGTTATCCCCCGCCCGGAATGAGACACAGGACCTAAAACTGCGTCGGGCCGGGCGACGGAGAGGTCCGCTCCGCAGGCCTCGAGAAGGCGCAATTGTTGCTGCATATTCCTACCGCCCCCTCGTTCCGCGGGTGGGCAGCAGGGGCGAGTTGCCCCCTGGGGAAACCGGCGTAAACGCTTGATCCTTAAGAAAGTTTAACGCGGTTTCGCGGTTCTTGAGCGCCTGAAATATTGAAATCTGCGTCTTTGCGTGTCAAAGCGAACAGACTTTGTGAGGACCCAGAATGACTGAGACGGCACCACCCAATCCGTCGGGACCAGTGCGAGTTCAAACGGCGCCCGGCCGCGGCGGGCGCAGGCTTGTCAGATGGCTCGTTGTCCTGGGTTTGGCCTTCGGCGGCTATCTCGCGTGGCAGCACTATAAGGGTGGGACCGATAGTCCGTCAGCGCCCGCAGGCGGCGGCCGAGGATCTGCCGGCGGCAATGAACCACAGACCATTCGCGACGCCGAAATCGTCACCAGCGACGTGCCGATCACTTTGAACGCCCTCGGCGCGGTCACCCCTTTGGCGACCGTGACGATCCAGACGCAGATCTCAGGGCAATTGCAAAAGATCGGTTTTGTCGAGGGCCAGATGGTCAAGGCCGGCGACTTCCTGGCCCAGATCGATGACCGTCCCTACCAGGCGACGCTGGCGCAAGCCCAGGCACAGCTTGCCAAGGACACCGCGCTGCACGAACAGGCGCAATCGGATCTGACCCGGTACGAGACTTTGAACCGGCAGGATTCGATCGCACGGCAGCAGGTGACCGACCAGGTCTTCCTCGTGCAGCAGGACGCCGCCGCGATGGCCGCCGATCAGGCTCAGATCGATTCGGCCAAACTGAATATCAATTATTGTCATATCGTTTCGCCGGTCACCGGCCGCGTCGGTCTGCGCCAGGTGGACCAAGGCAATTATGTGACCTCGTCGAGTACGACCGGCCTTGTCGTCGTCACGGAGATCGAACCGATCAGCGTCGTTTTTTCGATTCCCGAGGACAGCCTGCCGCAGGTGATGACGCGCATGCGTGCCGGGGCGGAGCTGACGGCAACGGCGTATGACCGCGCCAATGTGACGAAGCTCTCGACCGGCAAGCTCGCCGCAGTCGACAGCCAGATCGATACAACGACCGGCACCGTCAAATTGCGTGCCATTTTCGACAACAAGGATGACATCCTGTTTCCGCAGCAATTCGTGAACGTGCAATTGCTGGTCGATACGATGACGGGCGCCATCGTCACGCCCAATGCTGCCATTCAGCAGGGCGTACAGGGCAGCTTCGTTTATGTCGTGAACGATGACAGCACGGTCAGCGTTCGCAACGTGAAGACCGGCCCGGTCGATGGCGAGCGCACCGCAATCCTTTCCGGGCTGAAGGCGGGCGAGCATGTCGTCATCGACGGTGCCGACCGCTTGAAAGAAGGCGCCAAAGTGCTGGTGCGCAACGACGCCGCGGCAACTTCCGCAACCGATACGAATACCGGCCAACAAACGGGCAGCAACGGCAAACATGACAAGACCGGCACCGGCGACGCGAGCGCACCGGACGCGAGCGGCACGAGCCCATCAGGCCACAAGAAGCGCGATAAGAAAGAGGCTGGCAGCACGCCCGATTCAGCCCCTGCCGCACAATAATACCAACTGTCACGAAAAGTGACCGTTGGTTCCTTTCTTCATTTTTCGCCTTTTCAAGGCGGGAGCGAAAAATGAAGAGCGGTCCAAAGGTCGCTTCTCGCGACCTTTGGCATAATCAGGTTGAAATCCGCGCGGGCTTGCGTCGCGGGTTTTGAGACAGAGGACGGATCTTGAACCCATCGCGCCTATTCATCGAGCGTCCGGTCACGACATCCCTGTTGATGGCGGCGATCCTGCTGGTCGGCATCGTCGCCTATCGCTTCCTGCCCCTGTCGGCCCTGCCTGAGGTCGACTATCCGACCATCCAGGTCCAGACCTTCTATCCCGGCGCCAGCCCGGAGGTGATGACATCCTCGGTGACCGCGCCGCTGGAGCGGCAATTCGGCCAGATGCCGAATCTCGATCAGATGGCATCGCAAAGCTCGGCCGGCGCGTCGGTCATCACCTTGCGCTTTGGCCTCGATATCGACATCGATGTCGCCGAGCAGGAGGTGCAAGCGGCGATCAACGCAGCCAACAATGTTTTGCCCTCCGATCTGCCGGCGCCGCCCATTTACGCCAAGGTGAATCCGGCCGACGCGCCGATCCTGACCCTCGGCGTCACATCGAAAACGACGAAGCTCATCGATATCGAGGACCTGATCGAAACGCGCCTCGTGCAAAAATTGTCGCAGGTGCCAGGGGTCGGCCTCGTTTCCCTCTCGGGCGGTCAACGTCCGGCGATCCGCATTCATGCCGATCCGCGCAAACTGGCTGCTTATGGGCTGAATCTCGACGATCTGCGCACCACGATTTCGAACATGAACGTCAATACGCCCAAGGGCAATTTCGACGGGCCGTCGCAATCCTTCTCGATCAACGCCAACGACCAGATCCGTGACCCGAGCGCCTATACGGCATCGATCGTCGCCTATCGCAACGGCGCACCGATACGCTTGTCCGATGTGGCAACCATCGAACGCGGGCCGGAGAACGACAAGCTTGCCGCCTGGATGAATCGGACCGGCGCGATCATCGTCAATATTCAGCGTCAACCTGGCGCCAATGTCATTCAAACCGTCGACAGCATCAAGAAGCTCCTGCCGCAACTCACCGCAAGCCTCCCCGCGGATTTGACCGTCACGCCGCTGACCGACCGCACGATCACCATCCGCGCCTCGGTGCAGGACGTCGAGTTCGAATTGGCACTGGCGGTCGGGCTCGTCGTGCTCGTGATCTTCCTCTTCTTGCGCAATATACCGGCGACAATTATTCCGAGTCTTTCCGTGCCCTTGTCGCTCATCGGCACATTGGCGCTGATGTACGAGGTCGGTTTCAGTCTCGACAACCTCTCGCTGATGGCCTTGACGATTGCGACCGGTTTCGTCGTCGACGATGCGATCGTCGTGATCGAGAATATCGCCCGCTATCTCGAAATGGGCCATTCGCCCCTGGAGGCCGCGCTCAAAGGTTCGGAGCAGATCGGCTTTACCATCATTTCGCTCACCATCTCGCTCATCGCGGTGCTGATTCCGCTGCTGTTCATGGGCGATGTCGTCGGGCGCCTGTTCCACGAATTTGCGATCACCCTGGCGGTCACCATCGTCATCTCCGCCATCGTCTCGCTGACGCTGGTGCCGATGCTCTGCGCCAAATTGCTCAAGCCGCATCATCCGCCGGTTGGCGAAGCGACGGCGCCAAAATCGCCAGTCGAGGAGAAGGCAGCGGGCGGACGCTTCTTCCAGTTCATCGTGGGCATCTATGGCCGCCTGCTGAATCTCGTGCTCGATTTTCAAGGCGTGACGTTGCTGCTGGCGCTCGCCACCTTCGTCGTCACGGCCTATCTCTACGCCTATATTCCCAAAGGCTTCTTCCCCGTGCAGGACACGGGCGTCATTCAGGGCATCACGCAGGCCGCGCAATCTTCATCGTTCACGGCGATGTCGGAACACCAGCAGGCTCTGGCCGATGTCATTCTCAAAGATCCGGATGTGGTGAGCCTGTCGTCCTTTATCGGCGTCGACGGCTCCAATATCACGCTGAACTCCGGGCGTTTTCTCATCAACCTCAAGCCACACAATGAGCGGACCTTGAGCGCGAGCCAGATCATCCGGCGCCTTGAACAAGAGGCGGCAAGCGTCTCCGGGATTCAGCTCTATATGCAGCCGGTGCAGGATCTCACCATCGACACGAGCGTGAGCGCCACCCAATATCAATTCACGTTGCAGAGCGCCAACTTGCAGGATCTACAGGATTGGACGCCCAAATTGCTGGCGCGCCTGCAGAAGATCCCCGACATCACCGACGTCGCGAGCGATTTGCAGCAAAGCGGCCTCTCCGCTTTCATGACCATCGACCGGCCGACGGCCGCGCGCTTCGGGATCACGCCCGCGACGGTCGACAATGCGCTCTACGATGCGTTCGGCCAGCGCATCATCTCGACCATCTTCACGCAAGCCAACCAGTACCGCGTCATTCTCGACGTCTTGCCCACTTTGAAGACATCGATCGACTCGATGGATGCGATCTATCTGCCGTCTTCGGCCTCCTCCACCGGACAGGTCCCGCTGCAAAGCATCACGACGACGGAGGTGCGTAAATCGCCGCTGCAGATCTCCCATATCAGCCAGTTCCCCTCGACCACGATCTCGTTCAACCTCGCTCCCAGCGCATCGCTCGGCGGCGCGGTCGATGCGATCCGCGCGGCCGAAGACGACATTCAGCTGCCAAGCAGTTTCATCACCAGCTTCCAGGGCGCGGCGGCGGCCTTCCAATCGTCGCTCAGCAACGAGCTTTATTTGCTGCTCGCCGCCGTCGCGACGATGTATATCGTGCTGGGCGTGCTCTATGAGAGCTTCATCCACCCGCTGACCATTCTCTCCACTTTGCCTTCGGCAGGCATCGGCGCGCTGCTAGCCCTGATGGCCATGGGCTCCGATCTCGACGTGATCGGCATTATCGGCATCGTGCTGCTCATCGGCATCGTGAAGAAGAACGCCATCATGATGATCGACTTTGCGCTCGACGCGCAGCGCGTTGACGGATTGGCGCCACGCGACGCGATCTATCAGGCCTGCCTCCTACGCCTGCGTCCGATTTTGATGACCACCATGGCCGCGATGTTCGGCGGCCTGCCGTTGATGCTCGGCACCGGTGTCGGGTCGGAACTGCGCCATCCGCTCGGCCTCGCAATTGTCGGCGGCCTCGCGGTCAGCCAGGTCCTCACGCTGTTCACGACACCGGTCATCTATCTGATGTTCGAACGCATCGGTGCGCGTCTCGGCGCATCGAGCTCCCCTGGAGCGGTACGCGCATGAGCGGCATTCAGTCCGGCATATCCGCGCTTTTCATCAAGCGGCCCGTCGCAACGACGCTGCTGACGATCGGCGTTGCGCTTGCCGGACTTTTCGCTTTCGGCAAATTGCCGGTCTCGCCGCTGCCGCAGATCGACTTTCCCACGATCTCGGTTCAGGCGAACATGCCCGGCGCCAATCCGGATACGATGGCTGCAAGCGTCGCGGCGCCTTTGGAAAAGCATCTCGGCCAGATCGCCGACGTCACCGAAATGACCTCGCAAAGCGCGGTCAACAACACGCGCGTGACCTTGCAATTCGGCCTCGATCGCGACATCAACGGCGCCGCCCGCGACGTGCAGGCGGCGATCAATGCCGCGCGCGCGGATTTGCCGACGAGCCTGCGCGCCAATCCGACCTATCACAAGGTCAACCCGGCCGACAGTCCGATCATGGTGCTCGCCTTGACGTCGCCGACACGCACGCAAGGCCAGCTTTATGACGCGGCCTCCAATATCCTGCAGCAGCGCCTGTCGCAAATGCCGGGCATCGGCGAAGTCGATGTGAACGGCAGCGCGCTGCCGGCGGTACGCATCGAACTCAACCCGAGCGTACTCTTCAAATACGGCATCGGCCTCGAGGATGTCCGCGCCGCACTCGCGTCGGCGAATGCGAATGCCCCCAAAGGCGCGATCGAGGACGACGTCAACCATTATCAGATCTACACCAACGACCAGGCGAGCAAGGCGGAGCAATATCGCGACCTGGTGATCGCCTATCGCAACAACGCCCCGGTGAAGCTGGCGGATGTCGGCGAGGTGCTCGATTCGGTGGAGGATCTGCGCAATGCCGGGCTTTCCAACGGTCAGCCGGCGGTTCTCGTCATCCTTTACCGGCAGCCGGGCGCCAATATTATCAAGGCAATCGACGATGTCCGTGCGCAACTGCCCTATCTGACATCGGCATTGCCCGGTGACGTCTCCGTCGCCATTGCGATGGATCGATCCCAGACGATCCGCACATCGCTCTCCGATACGTTGCGCACGCTGGTCATATCGGTCGCTCTCGTCGTTCTCGTCGTCTTCATTTTCCTGCGCAACGTGCAGGCTTCGAGCATTCCCAGCATCGCGGTGCCGGTCTCGATCATCGGCACATTCGCGGCCATGTATCTTCTCGGCTTCAGCCTCGACAATTTGTCGCTGATGGCCTTGACCATTTCGACCGGCTTCGTCGTCGATGACGCAATCGTCGTTCTCGAAAATATCGCGCGGCATATGGAAGAGGGCAAAAGCCGCATGGAAGCGGCTCTGCTGGGCGCACGGGAAGTCGGTTTCACCGTGATTTCCATCAGCATCTCGCTCATCGCCGTCTTTGTGCCGCTGCTGCTGATGGGCGGCTTGCCGGGCCGCCTGCTGCGCGAATTCTCCGTGACATTGTCGATGGCAGTGCTGATTTCGCTCGGCATTTCGCTCACCACGACGCCCATGCTGTGCTCGCGCTTTCTGCCCAATGTCAGCGCCATGCGGCACGGACGGCTCTACCGTTTGAGCGAGCGCGGCTTTGAGGCGATGCAGAACTTTTATCGCGTGACATTGGCCGGCGCGCTCATCCATTCGAGAATCGTCGTCATCGTCCTGGCTGCAACCGTCGGCCTCAACTTCTATCTCTTCACGCATATTCCTTCCAGTCTCTTCCCGGTGCAGGACAATGGCCTGATGATCGGCTCGATTCAGGCCGACCAGAGCATCTCGTTCCAGCTCATGCGCGATAAGCTCAAGCAGATGCAGGACATCGTCGCCGCCGATCAGGCTGTCAATCACGTGGTGGGATTCACGGGCGGGCGGCAGACCAATTCCGGCTTCATGTTCATTTCGCTGAAGCCCGTGTCGGAGCGCAAATTGACCAGCGACCAGGTCGCCGCGCGGCTTCGGCCGAAGCTCTCGCAAGTCGCGGGCGCACGGCTCTTTCTGCAGCCGGCGGCGGACCTTCGGGTCGGCGGCCGGCAGAGCAATGCGCTTTATCAGTATACGCTCCAATCCGACGACACCACCACGCTTTACACATGGGGTCCGCGTTTGCTGGCAGCGCTGCAGAAGTCGAAAATCTTGACGGATGTGAATTCCGATCAGCAGCAAAAGGGCTTGGAACAGGATGTGCAGATCGACCGCGACACGGTCAATCGCCTCGGCCTGACGATCAGCGCGATCGACAACACCCTCTATGATGCGTTCGGCCAACGGCAAGTGTCGGTGATCTATAGCGCTCTCAACCAATATCATGTGGTGATGGAGGTCGCGCCGAAATACTGGCAGGATCCGCAGACGCTACGCGATATCTGGGTCTCGAAATCGGGTGCCAACCCCTCCGGCACGCAAAGCACGAATGCGACCGCCGGCACATACAGCAAGGAAAGTTCCACCGCGACCGGCTCGGCAACCGAGGCCGCGACCATCGCGTCTGACTCGGCCCGCAATCTTGCAACCAATTCCTTGGCGGCGGCCGGCAAGTCCGCCGCTTCCGCCGGCGCCTCGGTTTCGACGAGCAAAGAGACGATGATCCCGCTCGCCGCCGTCGCGCATTTCGGACCGGGGCTGACGCCGCTGGCCGTCAACCATCAAGGCTCGTTCGTCGCCTCGACCATTTCGTTCAATCTGGCGCCTGGCCATACCATCAGCGAGGCGCAGCAGGAAATTCAAAACGCGATTCTCGATATTCAGATGCCGTCGACCATCCGCGGCTCATTTGCCGGAACCGCGGCCAGTTCGGCCCAATTCATGGGCCAGCTCGGCTGGCTCATTCTGGCGGCGCTCGTTGCCGTCTATATCGTGCTCGGCATCCTCTACGAGAGCTATATTCATCCGATCACCATTCTCTCCACCCTCCCCTCGGCCGGGGTCGGCGCGCTTCTGGCGCTGAAAATGTTCAACACCGAGCTCACGCTCATCGCCTTCATCGGTATCATTCTGCTCATTGGCATCGTGAAGAAAAACGCGATCATGATGATCGACTTCGCGATCCAGGCGAAGCATGCCGGCCTCAACACGTTCGACGCGATCACCCAGGCCTGCCTGCTGCGCTTCCGCCCGATTTTGATGACCACGTGCGCGGCTATGCTCGGCGCTTTGCCGCTTGCCTTCGGTACGGGTGAAGGATCGGAGCTGCGCCATCCGCTCGGAATTTCGATTGTCGGCGGATTGATCGTCAGCCAGGTGCTGACGCTCTATACAACGCCTGTCATCTATCTCTATTTGGATCGTTTCAGTCTGTGGTTGCGTGTGCTATGGCGGCGCGGCTATTTGGGGCTGCCCGACGACGGCACGGAGGGAGTTCATTAATGCGTTGCGTATGGGCGAGCTATGGCTCGGGACTGATTATCGCCGGGCTGAGCTTGGGGAGCTGCGCTCCAGTTGGGCCGGATTACGCCAAACCGAATGCCCCCGTCCCGGCCCAGTACAAGGAAATCAAGGGTTGGAAGCTCGGCGAGCCGCACGATTATCTCGACAAAGGCGATTGGTGGACCGTTTTCGGCGACGCCGAACTCAACCGGCTCGAACCGCAGGTCGCGATCAGCAACCAGACAATCAAAGCTGACGAAGCCAATTACCGCGAGGCGCAATCGCTGATCGCCCAAGCCCGTGCCTCGCTCTTTCCGGACCTGACGCTCGACGGGTCGGCCACGCGCAGCGGCACCGGCACGGGCGGCGGCAAAAGCACCGCCACGAGCACCGGGTCGCTCACGGCCAATGCCTCCTGGGACCTCGACGTATGGGGCTCCGTGCGGCGGACCATCGAGAGCAAGGAAGCCGGCGCCGAAGTCAGCGCCGCCGATCTCGCCAATGCGCGCCTCTCGGCGCAGTCCTCGCTGGCCACCGCCTATTTCGAATTGCGCGAGACGGATTCGCTGCACGATCTTCTGGCCGATACGGTCAAACAATATCAGCATTCACTCGACATCACGCAGAACCAATACAAGGCCGGCACCACGGCGCGCTCGGACGTGATCACGGCGCAAGCGCAATTGCTGTCCGCCCAGGCGCAGGAGATCAACACCGAGGTGGCGCGCCGACAGTTCGAACATGCGATCGCTGTTCTGACCGGCAAGCCGCCGGCGGAATTGTCGATTCCTCATGGAGCGCTCGCGCACAATATCCCGAATGTGCCGCCACGCTTGCCCTCCACCTTGCTCGAACGCCGTCCCGACATCGTCGCGGCAGAGCGGGCGATGAAGGAAGAGAACGCTTTGATCGGCGTCGCGATGGCGGCCTATTATCCGGATATCTCGCTCTCCGGCGCACTTGGCGTGACCGGCACGACGGCCAAGGCCTCCCCGGCCAATCCGGCCTGGTCGATCGGCCTCTCCATGGCGCAGACGATTTTCAACGGCGGTTTGACCGAGGCGCAAGTTGCGGGGGCGAAAGCGACGTATGAAGCGAGCGTCGCCACCTACCGGCAGACCGTGCTGACCGCCTTCCAACAGGTGGAAGACGAACTCGCCGCCATGCGCATCCTCGCCGCCCAGGAAAAAGTCCAGATCGAGGCGGTGACGGCGGCGCGGCAAGCGGTGCAGATCGCGCTCAACGAATATCAGGCCGGAACGCAAAATTTCACGACCGTCGTGACGGCGGAAACCACGGCCCTGTCGGACGAAGAATCGGCGCTGACGACGCGCGAACAACGCTATCTCGCGAGCGTGTCGCTGATCGTCGCGCTTGGCGGCGGATGGAACGCGTCCAAACTGCCGACAGAAGGGCAATAGATCCACCCGTCTAACATCACGGGCCTAAGCGCTGACCTATATGCCGTCATTGCGAGCGTAAGCGAAGCAATCCATCCACTTTCCCGTAAGTTATGCTGCAATCGGCTCCGCTGCGATCGGGCGCAAAGCTGCGGTAGCGATGGGTCAAGGGGATCTGTCACGGTCCATAGGTTAGGAGATGGCGACTGTGTTTTGCGTCAAGTTTTTTGTGAGGGATTTGGTGTCCAG
Proteins encoded:
- a CDS encoding multidrug efflux RND transporter permease subunit; this encodes MNPSRLFIERPVTTSLLMAAILLVGIVAYRFLPLSALPEVDYPTIQVQTFYPGASPEVMTSSVTAPLERQFGQMPNLDQMASQSSAGASVITLRFGLDIDIDVAEQEVQAAINAANNVLPSDLPAPPIYAKVNPADAPILTLGVTSKTTKLIDIEDLIETRLVQKLSQVPGVGLVSLSGGQRPAIRIHADPRKLAAYGLNLDDLRTTISNMNVNTPKGNFDGPSQSFSINANDQIRDPSAYTASIVAYRNGAPIRLSDVATIERGPENDKLAAWMNRTGAIIVNIQRQPGANVIQTVDSIKKLLPQLTASLPADLTVTPLTDRTITIRASVQDVEFELALAVGLVVLVIFLFLRNIPATIIPSLSVPLSLIGTLALMYEVGFSLDNLSLMALTIATGFVVDDAIVVIENIARYLEMGHSPLEAALKGSEQIGFTIISLTISLIAVLIPLLFMGDVVGRLFHEFAITLAVTIVISAIVSLTLVPMLCAKLLKPHHPPVGEATAPKSPVEEKAAGGRFFQFIVGIYGRLLNLVLDFQGVTLLLALATFVVTAYLYAYIPKGFFPVQDTGVIQGITQAAQSSSFTAMSEHQQALADVILKDPDVVSLSSFIGVDGSNITLNSGRFLINLKPHNERTLSASQIIRRLEQEAASVSGIQLYMQPVQDLTIDTSVSATQYQFTLQSANLQDLQDWTPKLLARLQKIPDITDVASDLQQSGLSAFMTIDRPTAARFGITPATVDNALYDAFGQRIISTIFTQANQYRVILDVLPTLKTSIDSMDAIYLPSSASSTGQVPLQSITTTEVRKSPLQISHISQFPSTTISFNLAPSASLGGAVDAIRAAEDDIQLPSSFITSFQGAAAAFQSSLSNELYLLLAAVATMYIVLGVLYESFIHPLTILSTLPSAGIGALLALMAMGSDLDVIGIIGIVLLIGIVKKNAIMMIDFALDAQRVDGLAPRDAIYQACLLRLRPILMTTMAAMFGGLPLMLGTGVGSELRHPLGLAIVGGLAVSQVLTLFTTPVIYLMFERIGARLGASSSPGAVRA
- a CDS encoding efflux RND transporter permease subunit → MSGIQSGISALFIKRPVATTLLTIGVALAGLFAFGKLPVSPLPQIDFPTISVQANMPGANPDTMAASVAAPLEKHLGQIADVTEMTSQSAVNNTRVTLQFGLDRDINGAARDVQAAINAARADLPTSLRANPTYHKVNPADSPIMVLALTSPTRTQGQLYDAASNILQQRLSQMPGIGEVDVNGSALPAVRIELNPSVLFKYGIGLEDVRAALASANANAPKGAIEDDVNHYQIYTNDQASKAEQYRDLVIAYRNNAPVKLADVGEVLDSVEDLRNAGLSNGQPAVLVILYRQPGANIIKAIDDVRAQLPYLTSALPGDVSVAIAMDRSQTIRTSLSDTLRTLVISVALVVLVVFIFLRNVQASSIPSIAVPVSIIGTFAAMYLLGFSLDNLSLMALTISTGFVVDDAIVVLENIARHMEEGKSRMEAALLGAREVGFTVISISISLIAVFVPLLLMGGLPGRLLREFSVTLSMAVLISLGISLTTTPMLCSRFLPNVSAMRHGRLYRLSERGFEAMQNFYRVTLAGALIHSRIVVIVLAATVGLNFYLFTHIPSSLFPVQDNGLMIGSIQADQSISFQLMRDKLKQMQDIVAADQAVNHVVGFTGGRQTNSGFMFISLKPVSERKLTSDQVAARLRPKLSQVAGARLFLQPAADLRVGGRQSNALYQYTLQSDDTTTLYTWGPRLLAALQKSKILTDVNSDQQQKGLEQDVQIDRDTVNRLGLTISAIDNTLYDAFGQRQVSVIYSALNQYHVVMEVAPKYWQDPQTLRDIWVSKSGANPSGTQSTNATAGTYSKESSTATGSATEAATIASDSARNLATNSLAAAGKSAASAGASVSTSKETMIPLAAVAHFGPGLTPLAVNHQGSFVASTISFNLAPGHTISEAQQEIQNAILDIQMPSTIRGSFAGTAASSAQFMGQLGWLILAALVAVYIVLGILYESYIHPITILSTLPSAGVGALLALKMFNTELTLIAFIGIILLIGIVKKNAIMMIDFAIQAKHAGLNTFDAITQACLLRFRPILMTTCAAMLGALPLAFGTGEGSELRHPLGISIVGGLIVSQVLTLYTTPVIYLYLDRFSLWLRVLWRRGYLGLPDDGTEGVH